GTTGCTCCACTCCCCATTGTCCTGACAGCTGGAGTGAAAAGTCTTGATGCTGTCTCGTTTCTAGGGAAAAGAACACATGATCCATGTAAATCACTGGCCATGAAATACATCTGACACAGGCACTCCAGTGGAAGGTCCTCAGCATGCTGCAGTGTCCCAGAGGTGCTCTGGACATGTGATAGGAAATGGCATCAGGAAGATGCTGAGAGGGCCAGAGAGGATATATGCTTTTTTACATTACTTACCCTCACAATTTCATAGCCTTCTACACAGGTCACCTTCACACTGTCCTTGAAGACATATCTGTCCTTCTTTGGGTCAAGAACAGAGTTGGGGATGACACTCTGGGGACAGCTTACAGCTTTGAAGAGATAGGTGGAAATCGGTGGTTAACTGGTTCAAGATTTACTCTCCTTCCATCTCCCAACTTCTTTCTCCCTAGTGATATTTTCCCCTAGTAAACAGGTATCCTCTGTTTACTCAATACCAGCAGCTGCAAACATGTTGACAGGCTGTACCATGAATATGACCTGCGAttagctcagcagcagagggaatGATTTCCCAAGTGTTTACTCACGATCCGCATAGTAGCGTATTTTCCAGCCTTTGTGCTGTACTGCGTGGTCTGACTGGAAGGTTATGTCAAGGATGTTGTTCCTAGTTTTGATTTCGGGAGGGCCTGGGAATTTGCTGCCACAATAGGGAccaaaaagctgctttccagagaCAAGCTGGGAAAATAACAACCAAGAAGAAGTAAGAAATTCCAAATGTATTTAGAGAGATATTAAAATACATAGGCAATATATACATATTCAAATGTATTCCCAGGAACTTCAACTGTCAAAAAGTGACATagcagaaaatacagttaaGAAGTCACGTGGTCTTCTGACTATGAGAAGACTGAAGGGAAATTCAGACCATCCTGACTCCCTCCGTAAGCCCCACACCTACTGTTAAGCTGTCATGGCAAGTCCCTTTGGAGTCGGCTGGTTCCACATCAAAGTCCCCACTGCGTATGGTCAGCGCCACAAAGTATCCTGGCCTCAGAGCCACTTGGTACTCACACCGTGAGTTCTCTGGGTACTGGTTGGGATAGTTGGGGCTGGCGATCTCCCCTGATAGCTCAGTGAAGACATTTCCACTGCAGTTCACTAGGAGTATGGAAGGAATGCGGGTAGGATTCTGAATGGAAATGGTCCATGTATGTAGCTGACAAGCTTCCCCTTTTCCACTACATCTCCAGTCTTCCCCCAGTCAACCCGCATTAACTATGTCATAACATTGCACCTTTCTACTTGGCCCCAGATTAATTCTTGCTGTTGACCACTTACCTCCACATGTTTTCTTATCCTCATAGAGGAAATAATCTGGTGGACAAGTACAGAAGTAACCTCCAATATAATTATTACAGTAATGACTGCAAGGTACCTCCACAAAATCTGTGCACTCATCCAAGTCTGCAAGTGTGAAAAGATGAATCAGCCAAGATTAGCAGAGAGCCCTAAGGGCAAGGAGATGAGAAAGTAAACCAAACACTGGTGAACCACAAAGAAAAGGTATCTCTAAGACAGTATTTATGCTGGCCATATTGGAAAGCACTCCTGTCTGCTGGGATCTCTTTTAAATAAGGCATTCTACTAAGAAAAACCATTCTGTCAGCTTCCCTATCCCTGATCCCAGCTGCTACAGAGATTCAGAGGATGCTGTTTCAACCTTACCCACTGCAACATAGTAGGCTGCGAAACCAGTGAAATGCTCCTCATTGGAAAAGTCTGATTGGAAGCTCATAGTGAGCGTGTTATAAGGGATATGAAATTCCTCCACAATTGAGGAGCCGGGGGCACGAGGTTTCTTCCGCCCACAAAGCACACCTTCAACCTGGCCACCAGACAGGACCTGCAGAAGAATTCAGCGAGGTGTTATCTCATTCCTGGAATATGCGTAATTACCTGCACTTGAATCTTTCAGCCTACTGGCAGCTAACCAAAGGCTCCTAAACTGCATGTATTTCTCACAACATCCAGGCAGATCTCCCAGAGCAAAGCTATCTCACACAGCTAGCAGGAGGAACCAAGGATGTTGTGTCATCCACCAAGCTGGCCAAGGGTAGGAGCCAGCCAGCcaaagaacagctgaaaagagCCCTTAGCCAACCAGTTTCATGACATTTATAAGATGCTTGAGGACTGTTCCTTCTTAGACTTCCCAGATGTGAAATACCTGTCTTAATTTCTCAGATACAAATTAATGCAGGAATTTATCTGTTAACACCCTTTCCTCAGGCCCACTTCTACAAAAAATCAACCCCATGGTTCAAAATGGCAAACCCAATCATTGATGGTCTGCAGAGCAGTCTAACAGGTTGTTGCAAAAGGACACGTTACTACACGTCCTAGCAGAGCACATCCCAATGTCCCACCTTGGTCTTTCTCCAAGGTCTCCTGGTGCTGCACCTTTTCTTATTACCCATTGTCACACATAGCTATTGCAGGATAGGGTGTCTTGTTTCTGTCTGTGTGGAAGTGCTTGATCTCCTGTGCCTTGTGGGACAACGTGGGGTATATCTAGTGGGTCTCTAAGTTTTAAGATCATAGGAAACTGTAGTGCAATGACCACAGCACTTTATCTGAGTGCCCACTATCCATACACACAGCTCTTGACTGGTTTTAACCTCCATCATTTCCAATCAATTTCTGGCTGCATTAAACCATCTATGTCCACTCATGAATTAATCTGAATAATTTCAGAATCAGAAAAGCAATGCCCTGAGAAAATGGTCTTTTTATACCTGCAGTTCACTGGCTCAGAATATGCCTTGCAATAGGGAGGTGTCAGCGGTGGCTAAGAAGGCTTTTCCTATAAGTACAGGAGAAATATGAGGAGGGGGACATATACGGGACATTCAGTTGGCAGATAATACTCATGTGGTATGAGGCAAACTCAAATCAATTTAGTGACTGCTAGTGCAGATATGCTCAGTCATGTCGGCTTTTTGGGAGTTCAGAATAGGAAGGATGTGTCTATCTCCTTTTCCAGCCTTAAGTTTTGTACACAGCCTTTCTGTTGTGTATTCTAACCCTCCTTCTTGTTTTTTCTCACTTGAGGATGGGGATAGTACCTTCACAAAGTCATATTCGCAGTTCTGTGACGGTTCAAGATCCATATGTGTGAAATAAAGGCGAATGCCATATCCTGAAGGGACCTGGATATCCCAAGATTCCTGCACATCATTGGGATACACCTGAGGATAATTGGGTGACAAGATCTCACCATACATGGAGGCTGCATCAGCCCAGGCAGGGAGACAGAAGAAGATAATGTACctgagaaaagaggaagatgatATTGCAGTAGTCTTCTCTGTCCATATACGCATGCAGTCCCGAGGGGAAAAGCCGGTCTGGCTGTACACAGCATGCAGCACAGCTTCTGGCTTTGGAGTTTTAATAACCAGTGCTGCGGCTGCAGGGgcccttctctttctcctgtaGTCTTTCATACAGAAGGAGTAAATCTCAGTCATGCTTTCTGTTCCTCTCTAGCTCTATAAGATCTGATAATGCTGCAGGTGTTGAACACAAGGGTCTCAAGTGCTATTCCTCAATTCACTGCCTTGTTCTGGAGGTTACCTGGGCTATATACATGCAGATTTGAGAATCAGTACAGTACTACAGAGAAAAACACTTGATTTAAAACATGACATTATTAATAAAGCTGAGTTCCCCTTGAAGATTCAACAACTCACCACATCTGGAAAAAGCagatcttcctttctttcaggaAATCTTTCAGGAATTGGACTTTGGAGTTATGGTCTGGGACAAAAAACAGTGTGATTGATTAGTGTTGCTTGTCCTGTTTGTCTGCTAGGCAGGTCAAAGACCCTAAAACACCAGCTCGTGGAGAATACGTCAATGTTCTTCCTCAAAAGCAAGTTTAGATCTCTGTTCATTCCTGCGTACAGCAACCCCAAGAATCAAGAAGGGACAGTAGGCTCTGTACTGACAAAATGGAGAGCTGATCTCTATCTTGGTACTCCCTGGTACTCTTATTCTCCCTTTATGACTACCAGTGTCTCCAAACACCGTGCTGGTGCACAGCAAATTAAGACAGCAAGtaaccccccccacacacactccACTCTCACCCACCTCAAAAACTACGCCAAGATCCTGGGACTGGGGAGCAGCTTGTCCTGACTCTTCTGGCTGTCAGACAGAGATACTCAGGAGGAGTTTCCTTTCGCATTTCTAATGCTTGCAGTATTTACCTTCTCTCCCTAGTTCGTGtctggttttcttctctcttcccttttttcttcctgtgcacTCTCCCTCAAACGAACCCAAGGCTCTAATCCGCAGTGCCGCAGCACCCTCTACCTGTGGGATGCTGGGTTGAGATGCTCGGCTCGCCGGCTCCCGGCAGAAAGGGGGATTTCCAGTTAGTTGCACAATCCCAGTGACTCAGGCTGCGCGGGGGCAGCAAACGAAtctgggctctgtgtgtgtatgttagGCATTATCGGGAAATCAGATGACTTTggggaaaagggaggggaagagagtTTTTCTGCTGCCTACCTCCCTTTTAAATCTGAGAATAACATCCAAAGGGTGTAGAAAAAGGGGAAATCCACTTGAGAACTTGTCCAATGCTTTTGCATGGAAAACAACTGTTCGATCATCCTGTTCACAGACCACTTTGCCCGAGCCCACTCTGCCACTGCAGCCTGGTGGCCACAGGGCTCCTGCCGTGGCTCATCATCTAATGCTGCGGATACCCTTTTTTATAGGggtaaaaaagggaaagatcGTGGCCTATTGAATGTTGTGCCTCTCTGAGGCTACCAGCAAGAGTAAGGGTGCATTgttttcctgggttttgttATGGGAACACTCCTGTAGGTAAGAACTTCACTAAGAACTCATAATTACCTCTTCATTTACCAAGTAAACTTCATGTAAGAGCATCTGTTCATCAGACTTAGCCCTGGAGCAAGCTAGATCTACGAGCCTTATGGAAAGCAGTTTCAAGACTTATGCCAGGTAGGACTCTTAATCCAGCCAGTGCCCACAAGCCAAGATCAAAATACAGGCGTATAAGCTAAAAGACCTGTCACTAATACTCTACaaaactcctcctcctcacaaaCCAGCTACACTGGGACTGGACTATAAATGAACATGTAAAACTCCATAACAAGCTCCACCCTTCACAATCAGCACAGCAAACTCCAGAGCTTGTTTcagccaggaaaaaaatcattgaaGTTTCAACAGGCCATAGGCAAAGTGTGTTAGCAAAGCCCAGCTGAGCGACTACTTTATATTGTCAAGGGAGACAAACACCTACAGATGAATCATTACTGACTTCACTGTAGTCAGAATAAAGGCTTTACTTGAAGAACATGCCTCGTCTGTTTTCTCTGTCAAACTGAGAATGGGTAGTGAAAGAAATCAGTGTGTCACCTAGCTTCTGATGTCTCTTGGGAGCACTGCTTGATGTTTCTAACTGGAATTTTGAGAACCAGGAAGACAGTGATCAGAGGTACACAACAAATCTCTCCTCTGAACTGGGTAAGGTAAAGACCCTGCCAGTGATTCTGCAAGTCACAGTCATATTTTAAGGTGGGCATGGCAGAAGTAAAATGAGTGTGGGCTGATAGATGATGCATGTCATTGCATTGCAAGGGAATTCTATGTTTTTATATAAACCCAACTCAACTTGTCTGCAGCAGTGGTAAATTAATGTGTATGTGAATATCAATAGTTCTTTGGAAGACATATACCTATTAATTAAGGAAAAGATGGCTGAAGTTAGTTAAATAAGTAACCTGGACATCTATGTGCATAATGCTAACTATTCATGCAGCAGACCGGTGATATTGATGTATGTAATTACATTGGATACACACAGAGCACTTGATTGCATTTGCCTAGATGTGTATTGGGTTTACAGTTTGTAAGATGAAAGAGCTAGGCAATATATTCCACAATTCACTGAAACTATGTCAggaataatattaaaataataatttaaaagaggCAAAATCATGCCATTAAGGTTACTAAATGATGACATTCAGTTTGCCCATGCAATATAATTCTGCTCAGAGGCACACGCATTCTCTTAAATTCCTAAATTACACGACCACATACTATTCTTCCCAAATTGCAGCAGACAAACCTCTTCTTCAGATGACTCAGAGCTGTGTAGCTGTAACCTTCCTGCCAGATGtcatgaagagcagcagtgttcCAGTTTTCACAACATTACCATGAAAACAGGCTCGGCTGGCTTGTCTtcacccaggaagctgggagggaaaaaaagcttttccaagTTCTTAAGAAAAGCCACACTTTCCCATCTGGAAACACTCAGTCAGTGCATAAAACAAAGTGAGGAAAtatcaaaagagaaaacataacATTAACTAAATGAAATCCATCAGGAGGGAATCAAGGATATGTAAGCAGCAAGTAAAATATCCTGCAtctacccagagaagctgtggctgccccatccctggcagtgttcaaggccaggttggacagggcttggagcaacctggtctactggagggtgtccctgcccatggcagggggttggaatttttatgagctttaaggtcctttccaacccaaaccattctgtgatcctatgattctgtgatataccAAGACCTTGGCAGTAATTTGCCTGTTTCCCTTTTTGCCAATAAAAGGATTTAGTGGGTTTCTTGCACACCACATTTCCTGCCTCACTCACGTGATCCAGGCTGGATGCGTTGCCAGTAGTTAAATTTTAAGCCTTTGGTaagcctgggaaaaaaaacccttcctgCACACAGGCTGAGATATGCTTGGTCCAACCCACCAGTTTCCACCTCTGCGTCCTCTACTAGGGGAATCTCGCCAGAAGCTGTTGTCCTCTTTTACTCTTTCCAGCACCAAGTCTGAATGCAAAGCTCCCACAGCCTCCCACAAAAACCTGGGACTTGGGACCACTTGGCTCTGTGTGCACTGTACCATACAGAGAGGCCTACTGCCTTCTGGACTCCCCTCCCTACATCCCTCGGTAGCTTCAAGTGGCCACAGCTGTTAAGCACAGACAATGCCTGAGCAGGTGATGAACCATCCTTCATACAAAACAGAAGCCCCACGGTCTTGTTTACACCCAAGGCCTTTTCCCTGTGGGCAAGGGGCTCTGA
This Lathamus discolor isolate bLatDis1 chromosome 4, bLatDis1.hap1, whole genome shotgun sequence DNA region includes the following protein-coding sequences:
- the C1S gene encoding complement C1s subcomponent isoform X1, which gives rise to MWYIIFFCLPAWADAASMYGEILSPNYPQVYPNDVQESWDIQVPSGYGIRLYFTHMDLEPSQNCEYDFVKVLSGGQVEGVLCGRKKPRAPGSSIVEEFHIPYNTLTMSFQSDFSNEEHFTGFAAYYVAVDLDECTDFVEVPCSHYCNNYIGGYFCTCPPDYFLYEDKKTCGVNCSGNVFTELSGEIASPNYPNQYPENSRCEYQVALRPGYFVALTIRSGDFDVEPADSKGTCHDSLTLVSGKQLFGPYCGSKFPGPPEIKTRNNILDITFQSDHAVQHKGWKIRYYADPVSCPQSVIPNSVLDPKKDRYVFKDSVKVTCVEGYEIVRKRDSIKTFHSSCQDNGEWSNSHFSCVPVNCGDPTPIDNAQAVYVSELHEPLYKAAFRYQCDAPYYTLKTQGDGVYQCSASGEWVNKAMGSKLPKCVPVCGVPSNPIEEKARIFGGTLAQKGNFPWQVYFHYPRGGGVLISERWVMTAAHVLEGYDKPTMYAGVINVGGESLHREAKQLIPEALFIHPDFKKQPIETRTDFDNDIALLKLRDPVKMGPNISPLCLPGRSPEYELQEGTLGYIAGWGQRERGILPIYLWKAQIPVVDMDKCRSVKPEGSADSSVYRFTDNMICAGGDKDSCKGDSGGAYAIQDPLNERQYYVAGLISWGPRCGTFGLYTKVVRYLDWITETMSKHEDADTSQD